The Elaeis guineensis isolate ETL-2024a chromosome 5, EG11, whole genome shotgun sequence DNA segment ttagaggatttagatgagactcagttgtcCGAGTCTacagagcagactagtgctcagccagagcttgcccagccggaggtcatggcaccgcagcatcatctccttacaggtacatctctatcaatttataaaccatatatttttttttgttatatgcatttagtgatacatgatatatgttcatttcaccaatttttacatgtaggaacacagcatcaacgtgcagtgcgtggtcctagtaggggtcttgttttggaaaaatatgtgcatacacacaataAAAAGCCAAAGGTACAGATATTTTgagatcatccggttggcacagaggctagtatcgtcgcaaatgagatcagtttgtatatgtgaaATCATTTTTCatgggctgctgaaagtttcaagcatgtagctcctcgataccttgatgctctagtctctcacatcaaggtaagaattaaatttggatgtcttgcatatcattacatgatccatattatttttgattatataaataaattttttattatatgaataatttcatgtatttgctttttggtatgatgactgtgtaggataatattgacttcgaggattgcaccgacgaagaagtgacggcatgtattctcaaaatggctgcaaatagatacagagatcggcgatgtaggcttcataaatactacAATGAGCTACAGGCGAAGgagattgatcctgtgacccagccatatagaaattgggctgggtctagtgacgattgacGGTGGTTATGTGAGtattttggaagtgaggcatttcagatatgtctagtgtttcaagttattttaattttgttatgtcctttattggttataaacttataattgtatgtattttgtagcaacgatcggaggcgaataaggtgaataggagtaagattgattctattcacacgcaaggaaaTGCCTCTTTTGCATagggaatgaagaggatggtacgtaactacatttgcaatcatactttgtaacttcttattaaatatttatattattttgatatctttttttttttttttgaacagggactatccggagtcgacgcctatgctaaattctatcaaaataagagtggcgagttcgtgaccgaggaggTGAGGCAGCGttatgtaagtatcattactctacattttgaatacctttaaagagtttgaaaaaatttatgattttatttggtttattgtgaaggaaaaaatgttagaattgagagagcaggcgatGAGGGAGGTTGGATCTGATGGTGATACTGGATTGCAGCAGATTtatttgatgacagatgatactATTTTAGATACCGTCCTCGGGCGacagctaggatctggtcatagcatgcggtccaaaaaatcatgcagttcgtcatccgaccgatttgatgatgcatcggtgccagagatagttaggacatccatgagcatgatgcaagatcagattagttactggatgaatcgtagtcagacgctcgagaggatagtaGCTGCGGTGGTGggacggctcggtattgatgcttctgagttagcacctctacagtcacatgatgccgcctctgcaccaccattgcgacacatatcgggtcagggatcgatGCCTAGAGAAGAGAACGAGGCCAACGAGTCagatcatacctagtttgtagtttttttaaatttaaaatggtgtatggacttatatttttgtatatgacaaagatagttatgaaactttttgttacTTAGAATTGgtattttgaattagaatatttctattgtgttaatatattatttatgtaaaatatgtttgatcagagaatttatatttgagcagatttttgtggataaaaaaaataaaaattaaattttttatctaaaatttaatttagcaacgaaatattaattttgtcgcaaaaaaaatttgtgaacccaaaaaataaaatttttattatacatcgtgatgaaattttttatttcgttgctaattttgcgatgaaaaaaatactttcgtcgctaaaaattttaatttttttgcgatgaaatttttatttcgtcgtaatTATTGCGATGAAAGttttatttcgtcgccattatagcgacgaaatttttatttcgtcgccattatcgcgacgaaatttttatttcgtcgtcattatagcaacgaacattttatttcatcacaattattacgatgaaatttttgcgACAAATTTTGTTTGCGATGAATTtcattttcatcgcaaaaagttACGACGAAAGGAaagtttcgtcgcaaaaaataagaagattttttttaatcactatatttagcgacgaaattatttttcattacaattttagcgacgaaaatttaagctcttgcgataaaatattttcgtcgctaatacagcgCATACTTTGTCGTCTAGatttactattttttgcgacgaaataaaatcgtttcgtcgctaaggtcttttgctacgagattttctctacaaatttttagcgatgatatatttcatcgtaaatatttttagcgacaaaaaaataatttttagcgatgaaaaaatttcatcgtaaaaaattaaatttcttataGTGATATGGCAAAAGTGATTTAGTCTCTTCATCTAGTTTGTAACTTGCACCATATTCTCACATaacttttaattttcaaaaaagaaaatgcTAAAATCCAGAAAAGGCTAAAAGTTTTTTGAtaagataataattttattaaaacatatataaaatataatattctacAATAATTATGCATATAGTGCTTGATTGAAAAGTAGGAAGTACTACAGTAAAGATTAAGCTAaaagatattcaataaaaatatttgattaaaatataaaaatatgtggtTAAAACGCAGCATAATATTTTAGctcttgattaaaaaaaaaaattgataaaccaTATAAACAATAGAAATGCTAAATTATTCATATGATaacttttaataataatatattatatatctcaAAATTGAAGAATGAGTGAAAGATAGAGCGAAAGTGATTTAATCTTTTCATCTAATTTGAAACTTGGACCATATTCTCACATAGCTCTTgattttaagaaaagaaaatgctAAAGTCTAGAAAAagctaaatattatttgataagataatagtTTTATCAAAACATATGCAAAATATAATATTCTCCAATAATTCTACATATAGTGCTTGGTTGAAAAATAGAAAGTGCTATAGTAAAGATTAAGTtaaaaatattcaataaaaatatttgattaaaatataaaagtgTGTGGTTAAAACACAGCACAATATTTTTAGCTCttgattaaaaaaagaaaatgataaaCCACGTAAATGGTAGGAATGCTAAATTATAGAAAAGACTAAAAAATTTTAGCTATAGAATGGCGTCGCCCGGACTCGAACCGGAGACCTTCAGTGTGTTAGACTGACGTGATAACCAACTACACCACGACACCTGGGTGGCTTGGAAGTTTGTctattcttttattgattaagTATTCGAAGCTACTTTTATGTCATCCACCTCCcgttctctctctttcccctcccCTTTACTTCGGAAACCCTACCTTGTCTCTCCCGCCCCGCCATCCCCAAAATTACCTGTTTGCTAAAACCTAGCTAGCTCTTACGAAGCCGATCGACGACAATGACGAGCTCTTTGGATATGTCCCTCGATGACctcatcaagaaaaataagaagccgGCCACCGgcggcagcagcagcagcagcggcCGGGGGCGGGGGAGAGGGTCCGGCGGCCCCGCTCGCCGATTCCCAAACCGGTCCGGGAACCGCCCCACCCCCTATTCGATGGCAAAGGTATGCCTAGGGTTTTCCCCACTGATCCCAATCCCCAAAAGGACTCCATCTCGATCTCGATCTCCTCGGGCGCGGTTGGGTTATCCGATGGCGCCTCTCTGGAAGCTAGTATAGGGTTTCTGATTTGCGTCTTGTTATCGTTCATGGAAACGATTCGATCTAGGCACCTGACTCGGCGTGGCAGCACGATATGTATGCGAATCAGACGGGAGGTTATTCGGCTCCGGCGGCGAGGGTTTCAGCTATCGAGACCGGCACCAAGCTCTACATCTCCAACTTGGATTATGGTGTCTCCACCGAGGATATCAAAGTAATCAACTATATCTTTCTAGTACTAGTTCTCatgatttctctttgattttattACCTAGATTGATGTTGCTTTGCCAATTCTGAccaaagattctattttttcttttcaaatattatttttccGAGGTTAATATGACTTACCTTTGATTAAAATACCATGGTTCTCATAGGTAGATTTCAAAAAGCTGTTTAAACATCTCTGCAAGATGGCCTCATTTATAAATGGCCCGTGGTTGTTTGTTTGCTGGGTGTGCATCAAGTCCTGTTTttgctctatatattttttatcccCATCCCACGGTTTTTGTGTACACTAAAATCTTTAGTTTTACCTTTAGATTTGGATTCCAAACTCCTTGTTTTGCATGTCGTTTGGATTCATGCCTTTTGCTATGCTACTTTGTGCTGCTTATTGTAGAGCGAAGTGTAGACTTTACATAGGAAGGTTTGGAGTTTGGGGATTCCAAAATCCTCTGCTCAAGGAATGTCGGTTATCTGTTTCTGACCAACACAGAAGCTAAGCAGGTGTATGACTCGTGGTGCATGTAGGTGTTCTTCTTTGCACGAGAACATAAATCTTGTGTTCCTCACAACTCCAGGCGCTTTGCCATCAGCTGATAAAATACTTGCAGATCCAGCATACTGTGTCCCTGTGCAAGTCCAATCATTCCTCGCAAGATGTTCAGAAGAGTTTGAATGGGAAGAATGAATATGGGCAACTTGATTCAGTACATTCTGTACTCTATTGTTGGAAACTCTGAGAAATCTGCCAGTTGGTATAGTCCTTTTGACGTTCTGGACACTACATCAacatttaagaagaaaagtagaTACTTACATGATATAATTAGCCCATCACCATGCACACTAGCAGAAAGTGAAGGATACAAGCAGTAATTATGGATTGTGTGACCAAGTCATTGGTTGATGGTAAAGGAGTTGGATTGAAAAGGAAGACAAAAGATAGAAGACGTTGGATACGACACAACACCATTAAATCACACTTGCAAACCACAACCCCACATTATCGTGCTCTTTAGCTATTATGTTATTGCTTGCATGAGTTTGAAGAAGTTTGATGATTCAGTCCATCCCAGTCCAATTTGCTAATGTGTCTACAGAAAGCATAGCATGTCAATGtatgctattttctttattttttctttgtgaaGTCTGCATGCAGCCAGTTTCTAATCAAAATCCTctgtttttcctttttctctaatAGAGTAAAatgtgatgtatatatatatccatcTTCTCATATCTCATGTTCCTTTCTTTCATTCATTCTTTCTTTCAGGAACTCTTTTCAGAGGTTGGTGATCTCAAACGTTACGCGATCCATTATGATAGGAGTGGAAGATCGAAGGTATCTCATTGAACTTTCACCTAGCTTGGATGCTTTAATGCTTCTATGTTTTGCTTTAGTCTGGAATCTATTCTTTTAGGGAACGGCTGAAGTGTTCTTTTCAAGGCGGGTGGATGCTCTAGCTGCTGTAAAGAGATACAACAATGTGCAACTTGATGGGAAGCCAATGAAAATTGAGATTGTAGGAACAAATATTGAGACACCTGCTACTGTGCCGCAGATTTCAAACGGGACTTTTGGAAGTATTAATGGCGCCCCCAAAAGGTTTCTACTTATAGCTCTTCAGCTGAGATGTGctgttttctctattttttatattgaGATTGTTGCTTCTGTACTCTACTTATTTGGtgaatttctttcatattatctgaaagactttttcaatactacgtgcatgcatgcatatatacatgcCTCCCTTTGTTATGATAAATTCCTGATAATTCTGTTAGAAAATTGTTCTAGTACGATTGTCATGTGTTGTGTGGCTTTTTTGTCATACTTCTGGTTGTGCTGAAGTAATAGCATGCAAATTTATAGTTCAAAGAGGTAAACAAAGGTAAGGATActcaattaattctaaaataacaaGTCaagtaattattttttagtaattaataCTTAATTAGTTGACTTGTTAATTactcaacttttttcttttttatattatattttttatatttattttatagagtatttttatattatattttatagaataTAGACATGAAGTATAGAGAAAATGAGACAAAGTGACAGAATTTAGTTTGCCTAAGAGATCCTTGTGTCTACACCATATCGAAATAGAAtcgaataaaaaaaaatgttagtGGAATTTGTTAATTTAATCTTTAAACAAGACATGTCCCACAGCAAATGAACTCTAAACTATAAGAggcaagaaagaaaggaagagaagttTCCTATAAGGAAGAGAACTCTATCTGAACAGTTGCATAAAAGCCATATTAATAAAATGAGAAACATCATCAGTGCTGACAGGGAAATATGAATCACACTGTTTGGGGATTTGTTGACTATCAGTcaacaaaaatatattaaattagaaGAAATACAAATGAAAATAAGGATCTGCTTCACATTAATTCCTGTCATGATTATTTTTTGTTGTCGTATATCAACATAATGAAATAAAGAGCTGAAGAtgcttttaaattaaaaaatgtgGCTGGTGGAAGACCGAATTCTTTTGGAGTTGTGCGTAACCACTAAATTGTTGTGCAGAACCTTAAAGTGAACTTTATAAAACCACTGTAAGATTGGCTTTGCTGGAACTTTTAAATTAGTATATTGTCAGGTAAACTTAATAGAGATAAAATTACAGGAGGCTTTGGTTGAAGTAGGAATGTAATTGAGTTGAATTGGAGGGgagcactataaaaaaaaaaaaaaatcaagttgaaGGGATTTGCATTCGTAGAGTTAATATCCTATAAGTTTGTAAGGCTGGTAACAGGTCATAATTAACTAATTGCTTATTTAACGAAGTGATCAGGATTGATGGGTGGTCAGCTACTTATGGCTCGTaagtttatgatattttatgctgTAGGACCAATTGGCGATGGCCTACAATGTGTTGGTGGACTTAGGGAAGGGATTTAATGAGGTTTCAAGCTAAGAAATCTCCAAGTTGCTCTGTTagagaaatcatatttttttgggTAATTGTAAAATTCAAGAAGGCCAAAAGAGCTACTGTTTTAGGTTTATACAGGAGATACGGGTCTAAGAACAGATTTCTAATAGTGATATGTTGCTTGGCAACAGTccataaaaagaaaaattcagattaaaataaaAGGAAAATAAGACTTAAAAGACTGCAGTTAAGAATAAATAGAAAAACTGAGGAGATAATAGAAAAGAGCAGAgaacaagagaagagagagacatAAGGAGGGGTTAGAAAGGTCGAACCTAGCCTAAAGATATCCTTTCTTAATTCGAAACAAATCATGTACTGTGCTTCTAGTGGCTAGCCATAAGGGCCTTTTTGATGATCTTACATGACCTGCAAGTAAACTGGTCCTCTTAATATCAAGAAAGTAATGATCAAAAACTTTTCTAAAATGGAAAATTTGGAATCACACACTATCGGAAGACATTTGAAAGAAAGCCATAAATCAGACCGTAGCTACCTTATATTTTAGCCAACCCAATAGATGCATAAAGTAGGACTCTTTTACAGGAATCCCACTTAGTATAGGACTCTAAAACCTGTTCTAAGAATTACATGAATACAAGTCCAGAAAATACAAGAAAATActcacctttttttttaaaaaaattccatCTTTTTTTGATCTGAAATGGAAGCTCTTGAGTTTATGAATTATGTACTGCTTGCTTGGAAGGAGTGCCAATGTTTGTAGAACAATGAATTGTTTGCATGGTGTACCTGGTGAGACATACTTCTTTTATGTAATTGCTTCTTTCTGTGACTTTATAAAAGGTAAACATTtgattaactaatttttttttgaatttttttttcactaaaaGTTAAGGCCTACTATTAATTCTTTTGGGCTAAGATGCATGTAGGTTTAGATAGGGATGGCAACGGGTTGTGTAGGCCTTTACCTATACTTGCCTCGTACTCACCTTAGGGCAGGATGGATAGAGTTAGATGGGGTGGGATGGATGGATCTGGGTCAAGTAAagcttaaaaaatatatattttttaaatataaattaaacaaataaaaaaaggaaTATAAAAGTAAGTCTTAGTACTTCACATAAtgttaaacaaaaaaataagtgTCAGATAGAGAACATAACAAACAAAATTTTTAACAATAGTAGAAACAtgacaaataaaaatattattctttaagAAGTCAAATGCCTTTATCTTCATTTTCTGGGAGTCCTCTCCTATGGGGTTTTCAAGGTTAATTTCGACAGTAGCGTTAGGGATGGTAGGGGTGGTGCTAGCTTTGTCATCTAGGGATCGAATGTTAGATTGCTGGGGGCGGAGGGTTCACATCTCTTTGAGCCTTCTGTGTTGGAAGTTGAGCTTCATACTCCTTGGACGGACATTATCTATGCCAGGCAGGAGTTGCGGATAGAGAGGATCTTCGTTGACAAAGATTCTGCCATTGTGATATGCTGGATTCGGGACGACATGATGCAGTTGGAGGTTCATCCGCTTTTTCATGATATTCGGACTTGCCTTTGTGACTTCGCTGCGGTGTTTGCTCAGCATATCTTCTGGGAGGCGAATAGCACTGCTGATTGGGTCGTTTGTTATGTGGCTGAGAATACCAATGATTGGACTTGGCGTCAAGGTCAAACATGCTCACGAGTCTTGCAGGACATTTTGTTTTTTGATCTTAATTCATATCAGATTGGTGTGAGTACCCACTTGTacccaaagaaaaaaagaagtcaaATGTCTTTTAAACTAAGAAAAGCAAttaactaaaaaatttaaaaattaagcatCATGGCATGTAACTTCACATGTTCAATTTTTTCTCATGAGTTGAGTGACTAGGGCAAAGGGTTGGGACTCATACTAGATTGATGTGAGCACCCACTTGTACCAAAAAAGAAGAAGTCAAATGTCTTTTAAACCAAGAAAAGCAATTAACCATAAAATTGAAAAACTAAGCATCATGGCATGTAACCTTTCACATGTTCAATTTTTCTCATGAGTTGAGTGACTAGGGCAAAGGGTTGGGAAGGGATTTGTGAAGAGTTATATTTATCTTGATTGGGTTTGAGGTTGGTTTTACCATTACCTACACTCGCCCCTGATCCGCTGTGGGTTGAGTAAAACTTGCCCCATTAGGGTCGGGTAGGTACCCAATAGAGTAGAGTAAACATAAATTGCCACTCCTAGCTTCAGACACATAGCTTGGTTATCAACTGGACGGAGGAGCATCCATTAAGAAGGAATTTAGGCGCACTTATATAAGGGCACTTATGTAAGGCGCAAATAAAGAAATTagggaattttatttttatgtggatttttctagaattttattTGGACTCTAGAATTTCATTTTTATGTGGGCTCTAGGATTTATCTTATTAGGGTTTTGGGATGTCTATATAAACCCATTGCTTTGGTAATTGAGAATACAATTTGCATTATTGAGAAGATATATTATTGAGCTgtcttctttctctccctctcctcttttcTCCCCTCTCCTGCTCCTGCTCCTACCCCAGCtcctgctcctcctcctcctcctcctcctcctcttctctctctctctctctctctctctctctctctctctctatatatatatatatatatatatatatatatatatatctttctttcttcttctgtcCTGAAACTATGATGTTGGCTAATCAACCCAGCTTGTAATTGTGGAAAAAAAGATAACTCTTCATTAGTTATACTCCATTAATTGATAGATGCAGAGAAGTGTATTATCTAAGCCTTACTCGTTTAATCAATAGATTATGTTTTATGATTGCATGCTATTTTTTAACGTGGTCAGTTATCCATGGCATTGCTGTAGCTCAAAGTTAAAGTATCAGATTGCCAAATTGTATTCGTAGATGTGCACATCACTTTAATTCTTTGTAACATTGTAAGGGCGTCAA contains these protein-coding regions:
- the LOC105045708 gene encoding THO complex subunit 4B encodes the protein MTSSLDMSLDDLIKKNKKPATGGSSSSSGRGRGRGSGGPARRFPNRSGNRPTPYSMAKAPDSAWQHDMYANQTGGYSAPAARVSAIETGTKLYISNLDYGVSTEDIKELFSEVGDLKRYAIHYDRSGRSKGTAEVFFSRRVDALAAVKRYNNVQLDGKPMKIEIVGTNIETPATVPQISNGTFGSINGAPKSGAGSGGSTGWPRGGGGRRRARGRGRGRGRGSQMTSADLDADLEKYHAEAMQIN